The following is a genomic window from Conexivisphaerales archaeon.
TTGATGAAGCTAAAGCTGACGGGGCCGTTATCGGGATAAGCGGGGGGATAGATTCTGCAGTTACAGCGTACCTTACAGTCCAAGCTATAGGAAGCAGGAGAGTACTTGGCCTGATAATGCCGGATTCTAGAATAACACCCGAAGAAGATATTGACGATGCAGTCCAGGTTGCAAAGGAGCTTGGCATAAACTACAAGATGATAGATATTGCTCAGATTCATTCATGCTATACAAAATTGCTTGAGAGAAACAAGGTGGCTGAAGGGAATCTTAGAGCTAGGATAAGAATGTCTCTGCTCTATTATTTTGCAAACGTCAGCAACAGCCTTGTTATAGGTACAGGCGACAGGTCCGAATTGCTGCTTGGCTACTTCTGCTATGACGAGAAGACAAGAGCAGTAACTGCTGATGGACCTAAATACTTCCATCAGCTCAGGCCTGACGATAAGCTGTACAGTCTTGATTTTGTTTCAGGCAAGATGAGGGAGAGCCATTTTGGTAAGATATTCACCTTCAGCTATATGGGAGCTATGAGCGTTTTCAGGTCTGAAAATTACTCCTTTGCAGTAACCCCAAACCACAGAATGGTCATCAAGGAAAAACGGTCAAGAAGGCCTTTCTTCGCAAGGGCTTCTGATCGTCTTGTCGGTAATTTGCAGTTGCCCTATGTGGATGATGAAAGGGAATTGATGAAGGCAGAAGCAATCGCAAGATATCATTCTTTGCAAGGTAGCAATTCAGCTGAAAGATACAGCGGTTTGGTCTGGTGTGTAAGCGTACCTCAATATGAAAACTTCGTGGTTGAAAGAGACGGCAGGCTTGCAGTGAGCGGAAATACAAAATATGGAGACGGAGGGGTTGATATACTTCCAATAGCTGACCTTTACAAGTC
Proteins encoded in this region:
- the nadE gene encoding NAD(+) synthase — its product is DEAKADGAVIGISGGIDSAVTAYLTVQAIGSRRVLGLIMPDSRITPEEDIDDAVQVAKELGINYKMIDIAQIHSCYTKLLERNKVAEGNLRARIRMSLLYYFANVSNSLVIGTGDRSELLLGYFCYDEKTRAVTADGPKYFHQLRPDDKLYSLDFVSGKMRESHFGKIFTFSYMGAMSVFRSENYSFAVTPNHRMVIKEKRSRRPFFARASDRLVGNLQLPYVDDERELMKAEAIARYHSLQGSNSAERYSGLVWCVSVPQYENFVVERDGRLAVSGNTKYGDGGVDILPIADLYKSEVRSLAEILGVNRRIIQKQSSPRLWESHTAEDELGMAYSKIDKVLSLYFDMKLPLDEAASRAMVEESKAEGLIVRHQRTEHKRNIPRICKIR